A genomic stretch from Tenrec ecaudatus isolate mTenEca1 chromosome 17, mTenEca1.hap1, whole genome shotgun sequence includes:
- the TMED3 gene encoding transmembrane emp24 domain-containing protein 3, whose product MGRDAPLLLLLLLLLRAERPRGAELTFELPDSAKQCFHEELEQGVKFSLDYQVITGGHYDVDCYMEDPLGNTIYRETKKQYDSFTHRAEVKGVYQFCFSNEFSTFSHKTVYFDFQVGDEAPILPDMGNRVTALTQMESACVTIHEALKTVIDSQTHYRLREAQDRARAEDLNSRVSYWSMGETVALFVVSVSQLLLLKSFFTEKQPVSRGTH is encoded by the exons ATGGGCCGTGACGCCccgctgctcctgctgctgctgctgctgctgcgggccGAGCGGCCGCGGGGAGCCGAGCTCACCTTCGAGCTGCCGGACAGCGCCAAGCAGTGCTTCCACGAGGAGCTGGAGCAGGGCGTGAAGTTCTCCCTGGACTACCAG GTCATCACCGGCGGCCACTATGATGTTGACTGCTACATGGAAGACCCCTTGGGGAACACCATCTACAGGGAAACCAAGAAGCAGTACGACAGCTTCACACACCGGGCGGAGGTCAAGGGCGTGTACCAGTTCTGCTTCAGCAACGAGTTCTCCACCTTCTCCCACAAGACTGTCTATTTTGATTTCCAAGTGGGTGACGAGGCCCCCATTCTCCCAGACATGGGGAACCGAGTGACAGCTCTCACGCAG ATGGAGTCCGCCTGCGTGACCATCCACGAGGCCCTGAAGACCGTGATCGACTCCCAGACCCACTATCGACTCCGGGAGGCCCAGGACCGGGCTCGGGCTGAAGACCTGAACAGCCGCGTCTCCTACTGGTCTATGGGGGAGACGGTTGCCCTGTTCGTGGTCAGCGTcagccagctgctgctgctgaaaaGTTTCTTCACCGAAAAACAGCCCGTGAGCCGGGGGACCCATTAG